A region from the Acyrthosiphon pisum isolate AL4f chromosome A1, pea_aphid_22Mar2018_4r6ur, whole genome shotgun sequence genome encodes:
- the LOC100165822 gene encoding neprilysin-2 isoform X2, with amino-acid sequence MGFQEHLEGKRVSSFTISQNGNAIFKKNYSKKKITISILTVIAFLLAAIFIYYSYFGAQFTVCNTKSCLQSSVSLINCMNETVEPCEDFYEFACGMFETNYPYYSNTNENSWVTIMSLKIKHRVKKFLNKENEIYEPNAVHKTRKFYQACLNATEDQVSINYDPLWKVWEKVGLNTEYLNDSVPLEIETILARVKLYFNLDIFFEIYADDDPRNSSSHSLLTITQNWESNKYKRRNNMKTNKVDIDDSLPKFTEYFNLLVEKLLNRNQPYQGKIKVEDLTNTTNELVEFEEEFSQIQRNTFSLKNDIPEVVTLGEFQNFTDTAGETFKFNWTLYLRELTRDIQPKIYEILSSENADSYEILVTNRDFLNEAFKLLSQTPTIIIKMSILTQVLTILDSHFPSGEKFNSEHCFSLTSEFFGMVTGYSMINTLDNSSKAALTEMTDNIKWALRKMVNEASWMDDETKNATLRKLANTKTFFGYPDNYENIINNLIENLTVTDNHIENILSISMFSTASNWKYLTEDRDWENQTWAVTPDEVNAYCYNSMNAFFMPAAILQAPLFNNGVQALNYGATGSTIGHELSHNYDNTGRLYNELGNVAQWWSNRSYEEYTKRASCLISHYNDIDVVSHNNTFAVNGVQTLDENIADIAGLKEAYYAYRRYVDVHGQEPRLPGMERYSHEQLFFLGYANQYCYYDEGDSQFDNFNSHSPNMVRVRGVLSLSPEFAKAWSCPIGSPMNPKKEKCQIW; translated from the exons ATGG gTTTTCAAGAACACCTCGAAGGGAAAAGAGTTTCATCCTTCACAATTTCTCAAAATGGAAA TGCCATTTTCAAAAAGaattatagcaaaaaaaaaattaccatcagcATTTTAACAGTAATTGCTTTCCTCCTCGCagcaattttcatttattattctt ATTTTGGTGCACAGTTTACAGTCTGCAACACAAAATCATGTTTACAATCTT ccGTATcgttaataaattgtatgaatgAAACTGTCGAACCATGCgaagatttttatgaatttgctTGTGGTATGTTTGAAACCAACTACCCTTACtattcaaatacaaatgaaaatagCTGGGTAACGATAAtgtcgttaaaaataaaacacagagTGAAAA AATTTCTCAACaaagaaaatgaaatatacGAACCTAATGCAGTTCACAAAACTAGGAAGTTTTACCAAGCTTGTTTAAATGCTACTGAAG ATCAAGTTTCAATCAATTATGATCCTTTATGGAAAGTTTGGGAAAAAGTCGGTCTAAACACAGAATACCTAAATGATTCAGTCCCATTGGAAATCGAAACAATTTTAGctagagttaaattatattttaatctggatattttttttgaaatttatgctGATGACGATCCTAGGAATTCATCATCACATTCACTTTTAACTATTACTCAAAATTGGgaatcaaataaatacaaaagaaG aaacaatatgaaaacaaataaagTTGATATCGATGACTCTTTGCCGAAATTTACcgaatactttaatttattggttgaaaaacttttaaatcGTAATCAACCATATCAAGGGAAGATTAAAGTTGAAGATCTCACGAATACAACAAATGAATTAGTAGAATTTGAGGAAGAATTTTCAcaa ATTCAACGAAAtacatttagtttaaaaaatgacaTTCCTGAAGTAGTTACACTAGgagaatttcaaaattttacagATACAGCAGGAGAGACATTTAAG TTTAATTGGACATTATATCTAAGAGAGTTAACTCGTGATATCCAACcgaaaatttatgaaatattgtcATCAGAAAATGCTGATAGTTATGAAATCTTAGTAACCAACAGAGATTTTTTAAATGaagcatttaaattattatctcaaacaccaacaataataataa aaaTGTCAATACTAACTCAAGTGTTAACTATTTTGGATAGTCATTTTCCATCTGGAGAGAAATTTAATTCTGA acaTTGTTTTTCGTTGACGAGTGAATTTTTCGGAATGGTCACCGGGTATTCTATGATAAACACGTTAGACAACTCCTCTAAAGCTGCa TTAACCGAAATGactgataatattaaatgggCTTTACGTAAAATGGTTAACGAAGCGAGTTGGATGGACGATGAAACGAAAAATGCTACTTTACGAAAACTAGCTAATACGAAAACTTTTTTCGGATATCCAGACaattacgaaaatataataaacaatttaatcgaAAAC ttgACAGTTACGGACAATCACATCGAGAATATATTATCGATTTCGATGTTTAGCACGGCGAGTAATTGGAAATATTTAACAGAAGATAGAGATTGGGAAAATCAAAC GTGGGCAGTAACTCCGGATGAAGTAAATGCGTACTGTTATAATTCAATGAATGCATTTT TCATGCCAGCAGCAATATTACAAGCTCCGTTATTCAATAACGGCGTACA GGCACTTAATTACGGAGCCACGGGCAGTACTATTGGACACGAACTATCTCACAACTACGACAATACAGGCAGGCTGTACAACGAGTTGGGAAATGTGGCACAGTGGTGGTCGAATAGAAGCTATGAAGAGTACACGAAAAGAGCGAGTTGCTTGATAAGTCACTACAACGACATCGACGTCGTCAGCCACAATAACACA TTTGCAGTTAACGGCGTACAAACACTAGATGAAAACATTGCTGACATTGCCGGACTGAAAGAGGCGTATTATGCTTATCGGCGCTATGTAGACGTACACGGACAAGAACCTAGATTGCCCGGTATGGAACGTTATAGTCATGAGCAATTGTTTTTCTTGGGATACGCTAAC caATACTGTTATTATGACGAGGGAGACAGCCAATTTGACAATTTTAACAGCCACAGTCCAAACATGGTTCGTGTACGGGGTGTCCTATCACTTTCACCGGAGTTTGCAAAAGCGTGGTCTTGTCCAATTGGTTCTCCGATGAatccaaaaaaagaaaaatgtcaaatttggtaa
- the LOC100165822 gene encoding neprilysin-2 isoform X1 yields the protein MRLKKLRKSYLCFQEHLEGKRVSSFTISQNGNAIFKKNYSKKKITISILTVIAFLLAAIFIYYSYFGAQFTVCNTKSCLQSSVSLINCMNETVEPCEDFYEFACGMFETNYPYYSNTNENSWVTIMSLKIKHRVKKFLNKENEIYEPNAVHKTRKFYQACLNATEDQVSINYDPLWKVWEKVGLNTEYLNDSVPLEIETILARVKLYFNLDIFFEIYADDDPRNSSSHSLLTITQNWESNKYKRRNNMKTNKVDIDDSLPKFTEYFNLLVEKLLNRNQPYQGKIKVEDLTNTTNELVEFEEEFSQIQRNTFSLKNDIPEVVTLGEFQNFTDTAGETFKFNWTLYLRELTRDIQPKIYEILSSENADSYEILVTNRDFLNEAFKLLSQTPTIIIKMSILTQVLTILDSHFPSGEKFNSEHCFSLTSEFFGMVTGYSMINTLDNSSKAALTEMTDNIKWALRKMVNEASWMDDETKNATLRKLANTKTFFGYPDNYENIINNLIENLTVTDNHIENILSISMFSTASNWKYLTEDRDWENQTWAVTPDEVNAYCYNSMNAFFMPAAILQAPLFNNGVQALNYGATGSTIGHELSHNYDNTGRLYNELGNVAQWWSNRSYEEYTKRASCLISHYNDIDVVSHNNTFAVNGVQTLDENIADIAGLKEAYYAYRRYVDVHGQEPRLPGMERYSHEQLFFLGYANQYCYYDEGDSQFDNFNSHSPNMVRVRGVLSLSPEFAKAWSCPIGSPMNPKKEKCQIW from the exons ATGCGCTTGAAAAAACTACGTAAGTCCtacctat gTTTTCAAGAACACCTCGAAGGGAAAAGAGTTTCATCCTTCACAATTTCTCAAAATGGAAA TGCCATTTTCAAAAAGaattatagcaaaaaaaaaattaccatcagcATTTTAACAGTAATTGCTTTCCTCCTCGCagcaattttcatttattattctt ATTTTGGTGCACAGTTTACAGTCTGCAACACAAAATCATGTTTACAATCTT ccGTATcgttaataaattgtatgaatgAAACTGTCGAACCATGCgaagatttttatgaatttgctTGTGGTATGTTTGAAACCAACTACCCTTACtattcaaatacaaatgaaaatagCTGGGTAACGATAAtgtcgttaaaaataaaacacagagTGAAAA AATTTCTCAACaaagaaaatgaaatatacGAACCTAATGCAGTTCACAAAACTAGGAAGTTTTACCAAGCTTGTTTAAATGCTACTGAAG ATCAAGTTTCAATCAATTATGATCCTTTATGGAAAGTTTGGGAAAAAGTCGGTCTAAACACAGAATACCTAAATGATTCAGTCCCATTGGAAATCGAAACAATTTTAGctagagttaaattatattttaatctggatattttttttgaaatttatgctGATGACGATCCTAGGAATTCATCATCACATTCACTTTTAACTATTACTCAAAATTGGgaatcaaataaatacaaaagaaG aaacaatatgaaaacaaataaagTTGATATCGATGACTCTTTGCCGAAATTTACcgaatactttaatttattggttgaaaaacttttaaatcGTAATCAACCATATCAAGGGAAGATTAAAGTTGAAGATCTCACGAATACAACAAATGAATTAGTAGAATTTGAGGAAGAATTTTCAcaa ATTCAACGAAAtacatttagtttaaaaaatgacaTTCCTGAAGTAGTTACACTAGgagaatttcaaaattttacagATACAGCAGGAGAGACATTTAAG TTTAATTGGACATTATATCTAAGAGAGTTAACTCGTGATATCCAACcgaaaatttatgaaatattgtcATCAGAAAATGCTGATAGTTATGAAATCTTAGTAACCAACAGAGATTTTTTAAATGaagcatttaaattattatctcaaacaccaacaataataataa aaaTGTCAATACTAACTCAAGTGTTAACTATTTTGGATAGTCATTTTCCATCTGGAGAGAAATTTAATTCTGA acaTTGTTTTTCGTTGACGAGTGAATTTTTCGGAATGGTCACCGGGTATTCTATGATAAACACGTTAGACAACTCCTCTAAAGCTGCa TTAACCGAAATGactgataatattaaatgggCTTTACGTAAAATGGTTAACGAAGCGAGTTGGATGGACGATGAAACGAAAAATGCTACTTTACGAAAACTAGCTAATACGAAAACTTTTTTCGGATATCCAGACaattacgaaaatataataaacaatttaatcgaAAAC ttgACAGTTACGGACAATCACATCGAGAATATATTATCGATTTCGATGTTTAGCACGGCGAGTAATTGGAAATATTTAACAGAAGATAGAGATTGGGAAAATCAAAC GTGGGCAGTAACTCCGGATGAAGTAAATGCGTACTGTTATAATTCAATGAATGCATTTT TCATGCCAGCAGCAATATTACAAGCTCCGTTATTCAATAACGGCGTACA GGCACTTAATTACGGAGCCACGGGCAGTACTATTGGACACGAACTATCTCACAACTACGACAATACAGGCAGGCTGTACAACGAGTTGGGAAATGTGGCACAGTGGTGGTCGAATAGAAGCTATGAAGAGTACACGAAAAGAGCGAGTTGCTTGATAAGTCACTACAACGACATCGACGTCGTCAGCCACAATAACACA TTTGCAGTTAACGGCGTACAAACACTAGATGAAAACATTGCTGACATTGCCGGACTGAAAGAGGCGTATTATGCTTATCGGCGCTATGTAGACGTACACGGACAAGAACCTAGATTGCCCGGTATGGAACGTTATAGTCATGAGCAATTGTTTTTCTTGGGATACGCTAAC caATACTGTTATTATGACGAGGGAGACAGCCAATTTGACAATTTTAACAGCCACAGTCCAAACATGGTTCGTGTACGGGGTGTCCTATCACTTTCACCGGAGTTTGCAAAAGCGTGGTCTTGTCCAATTGGTTCTCCGATGAatccaaaaaaagaaaaatgtcaaatttggtaa
- the LOC100165822 gene encoding neprilysin-2 isoform X3, protein MENFGAQFTVCNTKSCLQSSVSLINCMNETVEPCEDFYEFACGMFETNYPYYSNTNENSWVTIMSLKIKHRVKKFLNKENEIYEPNAVHKTRKFYQACLNATEDQVSINYDPLWKVWEKVGLNTEYLNDSVPLEIETILARVKLYFNLDIFFEIYADDDPRNSSSHSLLTITQNWESNKYKRRNNMKTNKVDIDDSLPKFTEYFNLLVEKLLNRNQPYQGKIKVEDLTNTTNELVEFEEEFSQIQRNTFSLKNDIPEVVTLGEFQNFTDTAGETFKFNWTLYLRELTRDIQPKIYEILSSENADSYEILVTNRDFLNEAFKLLSQTPTIIIKMSILTQVLTILDSHFPSGEKFNSEHCFSLTSEFFGMVTGYSMINTLDNSSKAALTEMTDNIKWALRKMVNEASWMDDETKNATLRKLANTKTFFGYPDNYENIINNLIENLTVTDNHIENILSISMFSTASNWKYLTEDRDWENQTWAVTPDEVNAYCYNSMNAFFMPAAILQAPLFNNGVQALNYGATGSTIGHELSHNYDNTGRLYNELGNVAQWWSNRSYEEYTKRASCLISHYNDIDVVSHNNTFAVNGVQTLDENIADIAGLKEAYYAYRRYVDVHGQEPRLPGMERYSHEQLFFLGYANQYCYYDEGDSQFDNFNSHSPNMVRVRGVLSLSPEFAKAWSCPIGSPMNPKKEKCQIW, encoded by the exons ATGGAAA ATTTTGGTGCACAGTTTACAGTCTGCAACACAAAATCATGTTTACAATCTT ccGTATcgttaataaattgtatgaatgAAACTGTCGAACCATGCgaagatttttatgaatttgctTGTGGTATGTTTGAAACCAACTACCCTTACtattcaaatacaaatgaaaatagCTGGGTAACGATAAtgtcgttaaaaataaaacacagagTGAAAA AATTTCTCAACaaagaaaatgaaatatacGAACCTAATGCAGTTCACAAAACTAGGAAGTTTTACCAAGCTTGTTTAAATGCTACTGAAG ATCAAGTTTCAATCAATTATGATCCTTTATGGAAAGTTTGGGAAAAAGTCGGTCTAAACACAGAATACCTAAATGATTCAGTCCCATTGGAAATCGAAACAATTTTAGctagagttaaattatattttaatctggatattttttttgaaatttatgctGATGACGATCCTAGGAATTCATCATCACATTCACTTTTAACTATTACTCAAAATTGGgaatcaaataaatacaaaagaaG aaacaatatgaaaacaaataaagTTGATATCGATGACTCTTTGCCGAAATTTACcgaatactttaatttattggttgaaaaacttttaaatcGTAATCAACCATATCAAGGGAAGATTAAAGTTGAAGATCTCACGAATACAACAAATGAATTAGTAGAATTTGAGGAAGAATTTTCAcaa ATTCAACGAAAtacatttagtttaaaaaatgacaTTCCTGAAGTAGTTACACTAGgagaatttcaaaattttacagATACAGCAGGAGAGACATTTAAG TTTAATTGGACATTATATCTAAGAGAGTTAACTCGTGATATCCAACcgaaaatttatgaaatattgtcATCAGAAAATGCTGATAGTTATGAAATCTTAGTAACCAACAGAGATTTTTTAAATGaagcatttaaattattatctcaaacaccaacaataataataa aaaTGTCAATACTAACTCAAGTGTTAACTATTTTGGATAGTCATTTTCCATCTGGAGAGAAATTTAATTCTGA acaTTGTTTTTCGTTGACGAGTGAATTTTTCGGAATGGTCACCGGGTATTCTATGATAAACACGTTAGACAACTCCTCTAAAGCTGCa TTAACCGAAATGactgataatattaaatgggCTTTACGTAAAATGGTTAACGAAGCGAGTTGGATGGACGATGAAACGAAAAATGCTACTTTACGAAAACTAGCTAATACGAAAACTTTTTTCGGATATCCAGACaattacgaaaatataataaacaatttaatcgaAAAC ttgACAGTTACGGACAATCACATCGAGAATATATTATCGATTTCGATGTTTAGCACGGCGAGTAATTGGAAATATTTAACAGAAGATAGAGATTGGGAAAATCAAAC GTGGGCAGTAACTCCGGATGAAGTAAATGCGTACTGTTATAATTCAATGAATGCATTTT TCATGCCAGCAGCAATATTACAAGCTCCGTTATTCAATAACGGCGTACA GGCACTTAATTACGGAGCCACGGGCAGTACTATTGGACACGAACTATCTCACAACTACGACAATACAGGCAGGCTGTACAACGAGTTGGGAAATGTGGCACAGTGGTGGTCGAATAGAAGCTATGAAGAGTACACGAAAAGAGCGAGTTGCTTGATAAGTCACTACAACGACATCGACGTCGTCAGCCACAATAACACA TTTGCAGTTAACGGCGTACAAACACTAGATGAAAACATTGCTGACATTGCCGGACTGAAAGAGGCGTATTATGCTTATCGGCGCTATGTAGACGTACACGGACAAGAACCTAGATTGCCCGGTATGGAACGTTATAGTCATGAGCAATTGTTTTTCTTGGGATACGCTAAC caATACTGTTATTATGACGAGGGAGACAGCCAATTTGACAATTTTAACAGCCACAGTCCAAACATGGTTCGTGTACGGGGTGTCCTATCACTTTCACCGGAGTTTGCAAAAGCGTGGTCTTGTCCAATTGGTTCTCCGATGAatccaaaaaaagaaaaatgtcaaatttggtaa